One endosymbiont 'TC1' of Trimyema compressum genomic window, TAACGCTATTAAACCTTCAATGGCTTTTCTATCTGTATCTAAAATTTTGTCTGAATTTTTATAAGCATTGCGATTATCATACCATTCCACAAGCAATGCTAACATTTCTTTTATTTTAGCATCATAATACATAGCTATTCCACGACCGCTAACTGCCATATTTTTTATTTGGTTCAAAATTTCTTTTCCAGTATAGAAAGAAGTTGATGAACTTAAAAGCAATAAAGCTTCAAAAAGATCATTTTCTGAGACCTTTTCCATCTGCTTTAAAACTCTTGAGTAATACTCTGGCATTAGAGAAATCCCTATGCCTGAGACTTTTTTCATAGAAGGTAATATAAAGTTGAAAGCATTGCTTTACTCCAATAGCTATTTAGATTATTTTTTTAGTGTCCTCATAATCGATATGGAGATATTCTGGCTGTTGCCATCTAATCTCAGCACTATTATAAAAAAATTTAGAGGTAATTGAAAATATATTTTCTCTTGTAAAGATATTATAATATCCTTCACCAACGGTTTTTGTGGTACAAAAGAATAATAGTTGCCTACGGTTTTAGCATTGCAATCTAGATAAAATCCGCATTGTTTCATTTGCTGTAAAAATAATGTATTAAGGATTTTATTCATAATATTCCTTTCTTCTTTTTTATATTTTAGGGTACCACAAAATTTTAAAATGTCAATAAAAATTGTTCAAGCAGCTACAGGGAGAATAGTTAGCCAAATAAATAACACACAAATAGTTAATTAGTTTTTTAAAATAACAAATTGAATTATTGAACAAAAAGTATAATAAAAAATAAGAATGAGGAGGGATATAATGAGTAACATAGAAAATATAGTCCTTTGAATAAAGTAGTTCAAGATAATGATTTGGTTGGAGCAATTCATCGAATGAATAGAAATGAATTCATATTTTTTAAATAAGCTGTTAGTCAAATTAATACTGATAACCCTATAGAAGTAGCGAACGTTGAAAGTCATTAGTTATTGATTTATATGGAAATAGGAAAATGATGAGGTTATAATGAAATTTAATCTTGATTTATTGCAAATATTGCTAAATTTAAAAGAAAAATTCACGCTATATGAAATAGATTATCCGGGCTATTTAAAAAGTAAATGTTAATACGACTTTATTAATTGCTTAAAATGCAAGAATATACTGGTATCTGGGATGTTTCTATTGAAAGATTTAAAGAAATATTGGATTTGAAAAAATAAACAGATAGAACTGCTTCAAAAAATAGTTGAAAATCAATAATCAATAACACTGGAAATGAAACATTAATTTTATTTTCAACATTTAGCCCACCAATTAATTGAAAAATAGTCAAATAAAAAGTTAAGTAAAAGGATATTATTAAAAATGAATGATAATAAAACAGCGTATATACCAACTACTTATGACAAACAAGTTATGAAAACAATTCCTTATTATAATTTATTTCATGAAACCACTATTGATTTAGTTACTAATGCTAATATTAAAGTGCATAGCTGGTTAGATATTGGTTGTGGAACTGGAACATTTATCAAGAAAGCTAAAGAAATATTTGTTGAAACACAATTTGTTCTAGCAGACCCTTCAATAAAAATGCTTGACCTTGCTAGAAGTAAAATAAACAGCAAATCAAAAATTACCCTCATTGTTTCTGATTCACAAAATCTAGACTATAAAGATGAAAGCTTTGATGTAATCACAGCTATTCAATCTCATCATTATATGAGTAAAACCGAAAGAGTAAAAGCAATTAACAATTGCTATAGAATGCTAAAAAATAATGGTATTCTTATTGTATTTGAAAATATAATGCCATTATCTAATGATGGTGTTAAGATTGGACTAAAAAGATGGGGGAATTATCAATTGAGAAATGGTAAGGCAATAAATGAAATAAACCAGCATATTGATAGGTTTGGAAAAGAGTATTTTCCAATTTCAATCATTGAGCATATAAATTTATTAAATAAAGTGGGATTTAGAAGCGTTGAGATACTGTGGACTTCATATATGCAAGCACTATTTTATGCAATAAAATAGTGCGAATAAATATATATATGTATTGATATATGCTTTTTATTGGAGCAAACAGGAAACCGTAAAATGGTTACCAACATTACTTAACTAAAAGTAACTGCTGTGTACAAAGAGGCAGTTGCTTTTTTGTTGTTTTATTATGGCAACAATTAATGACGCAAAAGAAATCATTAGTATCAATGATTCAAATATGTTCATTAGCACTACCTCCCTCCAATTTACTAAATTGAAAGATTGTGAGTAACCGCTCAAAGCTCCTATATACTAGAGATAATTATAGTATGAAAATTTAAATATTTGTATAATTCAATCAAGGTATTTTTGCCTATTTTTCCGAGTTTTGCACCCAATAATGTATGATACCATCCATTTCAGAAAATGTACTTTTTGAAATAACTGGATTTCTCTTGTTTATATGTGTCATAATTATAACATAAATATTTTTGAAACGTTTTAGTTTCATTGTAGATATTTTGAAACAAAAAAGAGCCAATCGAATTGGAAAAAGAACATGAGATAATACTAATGAGACAATTATTTTACATACGCGTAAGTAGTCGGGATCAATCTGTAGAACGGCAAATTGCTGTAGCAAAAGAATTAGGGATTTCAGAAGAGGAGTATATTTTTATAGAAAAAGCAAGTGGAAAAGATTTTAAACGACCAGAATATCGGATAATGAAGCGAATGTTTCGAAGTGAAGATATTCTTTATATTCATTCTTTAGATCGATTAGGCAGAAATCAAAAAAATTGAATTATCTGAAAGCTTCTCTTATATATAATAACTGGAAAGTAAACATAATAATGGCAGTTAATGCTATGAATCAGTTAGGGCTGAAACGAAACACTTTTTATCGAAGATTTAAAGAATATGATGAAAATCTAAAAAATTAACCGGGAGTGTTTCAAATTTTGTGCAAACTTAAGTCACTCCCGTATTCATTTAATATGACTAGTCATTTTTCAAAGCTTAAGACGCCCTTTTTTAGCTTTTTTTATTAATTAAATATCTAATCATTTAAAATATTTAATATTTACCAGGGCTTACCAGGTAACTTTTCAAATTCATTTACTTGCGTATATCCATTAGTGTCAATAACAAAAGGTTTCTCTACCGTTTCATTTTCCTTAAAACTTTCAAAATAAATTTTATAAAGAGAAATGCCTTCTTCAAAATATTCTTGATAAAGTGGTATGCCTGTCTCTTCATCAACTAAAAAATTTACAGAAGTAATTATGTGAGATGTATCCCCCGTAGTAGTTCTAATACTGCTTGTTCCTCTAATTCTAATTACATTTCTATCAACATACGTTTCATTGCCTATTATTTCCCAATTAGAATCATCAGTTAAAAAAGAGTTAAGATCTCATTAAAATTAATATGATTTGGACCGATCGTTTTAGCAAGTTCAACATTATCTAATTTCATAATAGTAAACTCTTTATTTTTTATCAGTTGCTATTAATTCATTATTCAGTAATAATAATTCTCCAAAGTCATCCGAGCCATAATATTTTATGTTAGGTTGATCTAATCTCACTTCTTTTCTTGTCAATTTATAATCAGTACTCGCATAGTCAGGAATCCAATACACACCTTCAAGAGTATTAATTTTTTCAGCATATGTTGTCATTTTATTCTTAAGTTTTTCTTTTTCAGCAGCTCTTTTATTTTCATCCCTATAAAACCACCAGCTTATTCTCCAAAGCAGAGGCTCATTCCCAATTTGTTCTTCATATTGAACAGCAAAATAAAATGAAACTGTATTCTTCTTCCCTGGCTCTACAAACAATGAATTTTTATTGGAATTAAAATCCATTTTTCCATTAGATGCAATTAATAGTTGCTCCTTATCTAAAAAAGGAAAACTATCACCACCTAATAAAATATCATTTCCGCCTACTAGATTAGAAAAATCCATATTCTTATCTCCAGAGTTTTCTAACACTACATCCATCTTATATATTTACTGTTGGTTTTCAGTAGCTATTGTCTCAATATTACTAACCATTATTGAGCTTTGATTATCAATGGGCACTTTCATTCCTATAGTGTATTCTTTAACTTCAAGATTGCCTGTAATATCTTTATTTGCACTATATACTCTGAATAAAAACAATGTAATCAATAGCAATATAACTATTACTAATATTCCTTTTTTCATGTTTGCGCCTCTTAAATGATTTCTCCACAATCCATTGTAAATATCTTATCTGCCAAAAATTCTAAATCCTCACTACTGTGACTGGCAACTAAAATAAGTTTACCTTCTTCTTTATACTTTAAAAGAGATTGATAAATAACAATTTTTCTATCAATCTCCTCGTATAATGTATTATAGCTGATAATCAGTGATATACCCAATGTTACTATACACCACTATCAGGTGACCGTGGACCACCAGAATAACCATGTATAGCCTGTTTGACCTGGTGCACAAGCTTTTAATCTAACACTCACAGGATTTTGAACTCGACTTTGAGCATATGTTATAGCTTTTTGGCAATAAAATACAGAAGTAGCATTCTCTTTCCATCTTGCTTCATCATTACCTTCCATTAATTCCCCGTCATTAAAACTAAATTGAATCCATGTTTGGGATTGATTTGCAAATAATACGCTAGGCGTAAATAGTAAACCTATCAATAGCAAAACACTAAATGCAACTACTCTTGTATCATCGCCTAATTCGATTTTTTGAATATGCACTTAATGTACATGCTCATTTACCAAATGTTATCATTTTTTATTTTACTTGTCAATCAGACAAATCTGACATTTAACAAAAAACATATCCATGCGTGTAGATACGTTTTTTGCTTTTAAATTTTAAAACAATAATAAAAATAGTTAGGCTATTTATAAATGAATATAATTCATTGCATTTATATTTTACAATAGTTTTTCGCAAAAATACAATATTTTTCACTTAAGAGAGTAATATAATGGCTCGTCAGCTTATATTTAAGAATGTTATAGTAGAATCCAAATTTACGACTTTCGAATTCATCAATCCATCTAACGCTTAGTTCTTAGTTGATTTTGCAATTTTTAAAAGCTTAAAATATATCTTGTATTGTTCTGTGGATAACTTTTTAAGTGGGGTAACCCCTCCTAACTATCGCCATTATTCAAGTGACTATTCACTAAATGCCATTGAATAACTAGTTGAAAAATTTTATCCTTAGACTAGTTAGCCGAGCCTAACAATTATATTAGTAGTAGCATGGTTTGGTATTAGCTTCAAGGACTATGTTCACAGGATAGGAGCGTGTGTAAAGTTGAAAGAGAAGAAAGAAAAAGAGGCTTTAGCCGTCTCATAGAATTAGTAGCACAAAAACGTCTATTAATTATTTTAGGCTGTGTATTAGGAGCTGTTGCTACAGTCATTCAATTTTTGCCTGCAATTTTATCCTATTTGGCAATGATAACAGTAACGGAAGGTATGTTCACAACTGGAACTATTGATTTCGAATATATTAGTAAGCTTGCTTTTGCTGCACTGGGTTGTTTTATTGCTTATTGTGTTTTATTTTACTTTGACAGTATGTGTATCCATGTGGCAGCGTTTGATATTTTGTACTCACTGCGCATTAAGATTGCTGAGAAGTTATCACGCTTGGTGGGAATGGGCTATTTTCTGACGAAATCAACGGGTAGTATTAAACAGGTAATGAATAATGATGTAGAGAATATTGAAAAGTTTATTGCCCATCATAAAACGAACTTGCTTTTGGTTGTGAAAACCTAGGACTAAGCAGAGCTGAAATGAAACAAAGAATGGATTATAAGGTGAAAAGTCTTTGTATTGAAAATCTGATGAATCGAAATATATTCACTTTTTCAGGTGGCGAAAAACAGATGCTTTCCATTGCCTCTGCTTATGCTATGGGATCAGACATATTTGTGTTGGATGAACCTACGGCAAATCTTGATTCTTTTGCTACAGAGCAACTAGCTATTATGATTGACAGGCTGAAAAAGAAGGCAAAACCATTATTATATGTGAGCATAGGCTTTATTTTTAAAAGATTTAGCAGATAGAATATTATACATTAATGAAGGGCAAATTGAAAAAGAGTGGTCCAATGTGAGGAATTTGGGAATCTTACTAAGACAGAGCGCCAAAAAATGGGGCTAAGAGCATGGAATCTTAATAATATAACTATTACAGATGCTTAGGTTAATTCTAAAGATAGGGATTACTTTAATTTTCAAAATCTTACTATTGGATACAACAAGAAAGAACCTGTATTTTGTAACCTTTCTGGTTCAGTAAAGAAAGGTGAAATTACTGGGATTATTGGTCGCAATGGAGAAGGAAAATCCACCCTTGCTCGGTTGTTTATGTGGCTTATGTAAGGAATACTCTGGGAAAGTTTTTTTCAAAGGAAAAGAACTTTCTTTTCGAAAAAGATGTGGTGAGATATATCTTGTGATGCAGTAAACAAATTATCAACTTTTTAGTGATAGTGTCAAAGGTGAAGTATTGATGTCTTTGAAGGTAAGCAATGATACGAATAAGGAGGATCATAATGAACTTTCAACCTCGCTACTTGCAGCACTTTCTTTGGATAGGTTTGCTGAAAGACACCCCATGACCATTTCAGGGGGGAGAAAAATAGCGTTTGGCTATTGCTGCATGAATTGCACAAAATGCAAAATTATGGCACTAGATGAGCCTACCAGTGGCTTGGATTATACTAATATGTATAATAACGAGTTAAAGCTTTAATGGAGATGATGTTAGATAAGGGCAAAACACTAATTGTAATTACTCATGATTATGAATTTCTTGTCTCAACTTGCAACGCTGTAATTGAATTAGGGGGGTGGAACTATAAAAGATACTTATCCCGTATTAAAAAACAATTCAAAAAATTTGAAAAACTTTTTGAAATATAATAGAATTTTGGAGGAGTAAAAATGAAAAGTAAAAATGAACTGAAAAGTAAAGATTTAATTGTTGTAGCTATATTTTCTCTCTTATACAGTATATGCTTATTTATAATAGCGGGAATTGCTGGCATGATTCCCATAGGATTTATTATGTTTGGCTTAGTTGGCTTTATTCCTTGTGGAATTATTTATATGTATCTGAGAGCTAAAGCGCTCTAAAAAGCTATAAATTAAATACTTTGGGATATATTGTTTTTTCTTTGGCTTGGTTTTGTTTTACCAATGGTCATTATGAAAGACTGCTATATTGAATATGCAGCATTGAGAGGCATTTCGGCTGATTATATTAGTTCAATTGTAACTATGATGAATAGTCCTGTAGCTTTAGCAGGTCTAATTGGTTTTGTTGTAGGAGCTCATATTGGATCTATTTTAGGTAAAAGATTACTAAAAAACATTTTGAAAAAGCAGTTAATATAATAGTATATTTATTAATCTCTATATTTCTTTATGCGAAATCTAAAAAGAATAATAGGAAGCAAAAGAGAGGAGCTCATTAGAATATTAGCTAGGAAACTATTAATAGCCAGATTAAAAAAAGTAATAGTGAAATGACAAGGAGGGATAGGATAGATAAAATTATTA contains:
- a CDS encoding MptD family putative ECF transporter S component, which produces MFFLWLGFVLPMVIMKDCYIEYAALRGISADYISSIVTMMNSPVALAGLIGFVVGAHIGSILGKRLLKNILKKQLI
- a CDS encoding helix-turn-helix domain-containing protein, with the protein product MKKVSGIGISLMPEYYSRVLKQMEKVSENDLFEALLLLSSSTSFYTGKEILNQIKNMAVSGRGIAMYYDAKIKEMLALLVEWYDNRNAYKNSDKILDTDRKAIEGLIALLSQKLKKPLPISECRKYTCMSKGKLSFIFRQITNKTISEYYQYLRVEKSKELLVATGKNIEQIANIVGYQTHAAFSAVFKLKCGLSPKEYRQHHWQNKQEKGW
- a CDS encoding class I SAM-dependent methyltransferase; the protein is MNDNKTAYIPTTYDKQVMKTIPYYNLFHETTIDLVTNANIKVHSWLDIGCGTGTFIKKAKEIFVETQFVLADPSIKMLDLARSKINSKSKITLIVSDSQNLDYKDESFDVITAIQSHHYMSKTERVKAINNCYRMLKNNGILIVFENIMPLSNDGVKIGLKRWGNYQLRNGKAINEINQHIDRFGKEYFPISIIEHINLLNKVGFRSVEILWTSYMQALFYAIK
- a CDS encoding ATP-binding cassette domain-containing protein, which encodes MGYNKKEPVFCNLSGSVKKGEITGIIGRNGEGKSTLARLFMWLM
- a CDS encoding ABC transporter transmembrane domain-containing protein; translation: MCKVEREERKRGFSRLIELVAQKRLLIILGCVLGAVATVIQFLPAILSYLAMITVTEGMFTTGTIDFEYISKLAFAALGCFIAYCVLFYFDSMCIHVAAFDILYSLRIKIAEKLSRLVGMGYFLTKSTGSIKQVMNNDVENIEKFIAHHKTNLLLVVKT
- a CDS encoding ABC transporter ATP-binding protein is translated as MGISLIISYNTLYEEIDRKIVIYQSLLKYKEEGKLILVASHSSEDLEFLADKIFTMDCGEII
- a CDS encoding MptD family putative ECF transporter S component, producing the protein MKSKNELKSKDLIVVAIFSLLYSICLFIIAGIAGMIPIGFIMFGLVGFIPCGIIYMYLRAKAL
- a CDS encoding ATP-binding cassette domain-containing protein, which gives rise to MKQRMDYKVKSLCIENLMNRNIFTFSGGEKQMLSIASAYAMGSDIFVLDEPTANLDSFATEQLAIMIDRLKKKAKPLLYVSIGFIFKRFSR
- a CDS encoding putative holin-like toxin, whose translation is MNIFESLILMISFASLIVAIIKQQKSNCLFVHSSYF